The Dioscorea cayenensis subsp. rotundata cultivar TDr96_F1 chromosome 11, TDr96_F1_v2_PseudoChromosome.rev07_lg8_w22 25.fasta, whole genome shotgun sequence genomic interval ATTAACGGTGTTAACTCACAAGGGCAAAAtcgtcattttatttaaaaatcaacttatatgacataaatttttttttttttaaatatatttctcttccaaaatttcactaaacaagaaaaaaaaacttaaattccaaaaatcaaacaaaatcatgttgaaaaatcttgttttttaaGCCACATAgtgattttttacataaatagacAATTTTGCCCCTGCCAAAACTGGAAAAGTTAACGCCGTTAAcggtttttcccttttttgcaaatctgggaaaccacatatcatagaatcgaaaaaaaaattcctcattccttattttgcaaaactcggaaatcacatgggttttttttgtacttttcccaAAAATTTATTGCATATCAATGTGAGATCACTTATTAAAGCCATCTCATGGTTTTGAAACCATTCCTACAGACATTAAGTAACTAAAGGGCACATGGAATGTTTTCCCATGCTTTTTTTGTTCCTTTCTtatggaatttatttatttttatatgtgtatatatgtatataaaatatatataaggtaTATATGGAGGTACACAATTTACTGTGGATTAATGACTCTGGGACAATATGATATATCAAAAATCAAACTTCCACGATGGTCAATATAATTACCTTTGCTATATAACTTTCGAAGGATGGAAAATACAACTCCTCCCATAGAGGATTCACACTAAGACTTAAtgtacattattttatttaattattttatgacagTACTTTATAGTATCATGGACACTATGTTTTAAATTCATGTCTACCCATTCACTGTCAAAGTGAAAAACTGCTAGACTATGCCTGATTATAATTTTCCCTATTCACAATCAATTTAGTATCATtcagaataaaattaaattagaatggTGTCGGTTTTCAACCTAAGCCACTTAAATTAAATTATCTTATTTGAACCATAAATACATTTTGGCAAGCTGGCctctaataatttaaatatttgatattgttttcTTGAGATATATAATACTTCCAAAAAGGTCCAATTTGTTCAGATTCTcatgtttggtttggatgtaTCTGCTCTTGACTTTCTTAATTACACTGTACCTCAACAAATATTTAGCCAGCTATATAACTTAAGATTCACATGAATTTGTTTGCCCACAAGGAAACTTTGGTGCGTAGGTTTGCCTCAATGCAATTAATTTAAGAGTTACACAGTTAAGCTGTCTTTGAATTATTATAAAGTAAATGAACACAAAACCTAAATAAATTTCTTCCCTTgagattaaaatatatttttattattgataggAGGTGCAAAATCCAGGCTCAACAAGAACAAGTGCATGCAGTTGAAGGTTAAACCAATATATATTATTGGTCTTCATTCAActcaaaaactttttttaataaaatgataaattaattaatatatagctATTAGTTACTCCAATTAATATACCCTTTATTATCTGCTAATTTTATTTGGCTTtgttaacaaaacaaatatatatatatatattttttataaagtggatAACCCACATATTGCATTAAAAGAAGAGGAAACAGTACAAAGATAACAAAACAGACAACTCCACTAGAAGTGGAAACAAAAGCATACAACAGGGGTAACAAACACTATGGGACAAGGCAGCAAAATGAGACACAAGAAGGAGGAGAGAGGGACTCCTCCAAGACACAGCAGTACATCAGGAGGACAACTAGCCGGAAAACTCGTCGTGCTTGTCGGGATCTAGATCCTCATGTGGGAGGCTGGAAAACTGGATACATCGCCGAACCGCAGCAATAGACTCCTCAAGCTTGTGCATCTCTCTAGCAGGAACCACTGGAATCCAAGAGAGATACATGtaacaaattttcataaataaagcaagcaaagaaataaacacTGAACTGAAAACATAGTtatttctagcaagccaaatTGGCCACAAAACCATTCTCGCAACCAAAGAGCAGGACAGTTTGAGACGAGGGCTAAGCTCTCGATAACACGGTCCCCATAAGTCCAAGCTGGACAAAGGGGCACGTGGGAAAGAAAACAGGAGAGCAAGGCGGTCCCAAATGTCTCTAGCCATAGGGCACCTAAAAAACAAGTGATCAATCGACTTAATATTAGAGCAGCACAGAAAGCAGGTTGCTGTAGGGAGTTTGTTGCATCTTCGGGCGAAAAGGGTGTCAAGCGTGAGAATCTTCTTGTCCTAGACCAGCCACGTGAAAGCAGCTATTTTTCATGGAACGAAACGCTTGAAGATCACCGGGGTGATACTACATCTCAACCCCCTGTCGATAAGGAATTTATAGAAAGACTTCACCGAGAAAGATCCATCAGAAGTTAGCTTCCAAGTTTTATGATCCGGAATATCCCCAATCATAGAGGTGATTCTGGAGCTGAGCTCAATTAAGAGAGGATCTCCCCTCATAGCAGCAGAGGGGAGATCGAAGAGCAAATCCCTAACCGTCGCGAATGGGGAAGTAGTTGAAAGGAAAACTCTCACCAGCGGTATTTAGGAGATTGCCCGTTATACCAATTATCTAACCAGAAAAGCGTGGAGTTACCGTTCCCAACAAAGGAGTGAATGCAGGCTTTAAAAGCCTCCAGTGACGGGATGAGGCCTTGCCAGAAGAAGGAGCAACGACGGTTGTGGGGTAACCAGAGGTTCCATCTAGGGTGTTGATGGAAGTAGTTAAAAAGGATAGGGGCCGAACCACACCAAGATTCATCCTTTAAGactttccaccaccatttcccaagAAGAGCACAATTGAATTCCTCAAAGTTAATGATGCCCCAGCCACCTTGGTCGCGGGGAAGGCACAACCTATGCCAATTGACCAAGCGACATCTGGGCCGGTCAATGTCAGGGCcttccaaagaaaatctcttctAAGCGTGTAAATACGGTTGACTAACCACTTAGGTAGACGAAAAGATCGACATCCAGTACATGGGCAAAAGCAGTAAGTTTCTCATATCATATTGATTGTAAATCaaacatattaattatttgagtttgattcaattcaaaatttaagACTAATAAGATCAGAGGCCGAGGCTTCCTCTAATATTTAGGATATATACTTATAATTTGATCATCGAGtgtatcaaatatatatatgttttttatatacaaaatatatttaatttattaaatataaataaattataaagtatAGAATATAGTTGATAGCCAAAATGATCATCTATATAATTATGAGAATTATGAGAAAAGCGAAGATGACAGCCGTCCAagaagttattattattattattattattattattattattattattattattctttgatAATATAGACACcccacatatatattaaaaactctTTACCTATATTTTGGAAAAGAATCAAACACTCAATCTTTCATGTCACTTTGTTGAAGAGATGATTGactaataattctttttttttgttttagtttttttaaagtcATAGATTCAAATCCTCACTTTTACTGGCCATGGATAAGAATGAAACATCAATTCTCTTGGGCAGTATGTAAATTCATTTTTCAAAAGTATTTGATATAGTCCTTTTAAtagtgtgtttgtgtgtgtctGTGCGCGCGtgtggttttcttttattttcatccaTGAAACTAGCTTTCTCAATGTAGTTAATTGAAGAACTATAAATTTTGATAGAGTTAACGACCACAAATCGGAAgaaaattcttataaatttgaaattaaaaaaaaaaaacttttccgTATACTGATCCAAGTTCCGGAGACTACATTCAGTACTCAACAGAGTACAAGTGAAAATGTCCTAAACGTCGGTACACGCACATATATACTTAAGTCAACGAGTACATCAAACAAGAATTTCAAGAAGAGAACAACAAAAGTTGGAGATCTTGTAATATAACTTGGTTAATTTATCCTCTGTTGAGCTGGTTCCAGCATGCATACATATTAATAGATTTCTGAAAACAAACTAGAAACACTACATTTATAAACTGAGGTGATGGAACTCTCAGAGTTAACCACTCATCCACTAAAACACATGGTTCTGCCTCcaaataaatccaaacaaaagaaTTCTACATAAGGCTCCTCATGAATTCCCCTCCTTAACTCATCAAGAAGAATAATATTACTAAGATGGCAAGGAAATGGCAGATATCAGTACTTCGAAAAAGCTCGGAAAAAGGTAGTAGTGCTACTGCATCAGTTGCTAATAAAGGTCATTTCACTGTTTACACTTCAGAAGGGAAGAGGTTCATAGTTCCTTTAGTGTATTTGGAGAGCAATGTCTTTAAGGAATTACTTAAAATTTCGGAAGAAGAGTATGGTTTGCCGCGAAATGGTCCAATTACGATGCCTTGTGATGCTATGTTTATGGAGtatgttttgtgtttgttgagGAGGAGGATTTCTGAAGATATGGAGAGAGCTTTACTGATTGGTTCTATTTTGGTTCCTCATCAacatatttcttcttcttcttcttttcttggtaTTGGACATGCTAGTACTACACATATTACAGTTTGTAGCTTTTGAGTTTAGAGACTTGAACTTTGATAGTTTGATGTCATAATATTGTTGCTATTTCTTTGATCGTCGAATATGTTTTAAAGGATTCTTTATTGGTGTATATTGATATATTAttctaaaatttcttttgtattcTCTGAACAAAATGGCAAAATGATAAGTATTATATGATTACATGTAATTGGAGTTAGATTTAACACTTGATTTTGGGAAGTCAACTTACTAGTTGACTTATTTGTAAAATTGAATATAAAGATTCTCTAGTTGCTTGCAAAAAGAGTTGAAAGCATAACgatcaaaaaaaaagaaaaatagatgattataaactaaagaaagaacaTTAAGACTTTAAGATCACTAGAAAGAgattaattaatatgaaaaagagCAATCTCCTTGTGTGACTTAATGAAATAAACGTTTACCACTAAAACACTTTTAAGTCAAACGtttgaaagaaaatgagaatttttatttggtaaatttcaaaaatagtccctctatttgaagtaattgttttcttttattataaatttttttaatttgctctATTTATTTTTTCGATTGAGTATATCAAGCCCAATCAGTACAGGCGTCAGTTTCTCTTTTTAATATAACTGACATGgcttaaaataatacaaaaattatcaaaattgatagacaaaatatgaaagaaagaatgaatgtCTTTCATTAGAGTGAAATCAActcatatatatacaagaagGATGTATACTCaagagtatatatgtataagcaTACAGTAAATATACAAGTAATATATTACTCTAACAcgccccctcaaactcacggtgggtcATAAATCGAGAGTTTGTCAACTAGAAACTGAAATCGATAGACAGTATGTGCCTTAATGAAAAGATCGGCAATCTGTTGTGTAGAGGCAacataaggaagaagaatactTCCAGCAACAtaatgatgacgaacaaagtgaagagcaATCTCAAGATGCTTCGCACGTTCATGAAATACAGGGTTAGCAGCGATTTTAATGGCACTCTGGTTGTCATAGTACATAGGAGTGAGGGCAGAGATAGAGACAtcaaagtccatcaaaatctgTCACAACCAAAGAACCTCATTAGCAATAGaagacatagcaccatactcagcctcagTAGTGGAAAGAGCAAcagtagattgtttcttgcttttctaaGAGATAAGAGAATCTCCAAAGAAATATGCAGAAATCAGTAGTAGAACGTCGATCAGAGGCATCacctgcccaatcagcatcacaataggctcgcaactcaagagaagacgtggcaaagaaaagtaaaaagctAGATATAGTGCCACGAAGATACCGAAGAACTCGTAAGAGGGCAGCATAGTGAGTAGAGCGAGGAGCACTCATAAACTGACTAAGTACACGAACAACATATGCAATATCAGGCCAAGTAATAGTTAGATAGACAAGAGCACCAATAAGCGCACAATAGCGAGTAGGATCAGGCAGAGGCTCACTATCATAAGAGGAGAGTTGGTGAAGCAGCTCAATAGGAGTAGAGGCAGTGCGAAGATCAGTAATATCAGCTCGTTGAAAAATGTCAGATATGtactttgtttatatataaaaaatataatagatgTCCTAATAGAACCAAATGTCCTAATGGAACCCAAatctcaatttaatttaaattctaatatattctaatcatagatatatttagaatctaaaatttaattgtcctaatcctaatcttaattgattatttggttgtcttggactagaatgcaaatcccgaggcaaataaaaaaataatacaaattacaaAGTTGCCCCTGAgatcatatctcgaggcaaaatgcaaattacaaaaaaaaaatcaccgtGAGAACTTATCTCGAGGCAAGATGCAAATTAtaagattgcccttgaga includes:
- the LOC120271684 gene encoding auxin-responsive protein SAUR64-like; this encodes MARKWQISVLRKSSEKGSSATASVANKGHFTVYTSEGKRFIVPLVYLESNVFKELLKISEEEYGLPRNGPITMPCDAMFMEYVLCLLRRRISEDMERALLIGSILVPHQHISSSSSFLGIGHASTTHITVCSF